ATTCCACTAATTAAGAACAATTTGTCGTATAATTCTGTGACAGCTTGGTAGCATTAGaaaatcgattaataattaagtctTGATATTCACCTGATGAATGTAAGTTTTCTTGGatgtagataaataaattgttactgcaaataaataaatttattgattacagACCGCACTGTCCAGATTTGGTGCACCAAAGACCTGTCGTCAAAGGAACGCAAATCTCTGCGTGTGAATATTGATTACGATTTTGCCACCAATGTCAGAGTTTCTCCTGATGGCAAGGCGTTCATTATCCACAAATCGCAGAGTAATAATGTCGAGGTCTATGGACTCAGAAAAAAACCAAATGGGTTTTTCGCATCAGCGACACTTGTCCTCGAGTTTCCTAAAGTAAGCTCTTGTTTATCAGCGACAcgattaaatcaaattatcactattataatattacttgATAATTGAATTGTTAAAGCGGCATGAAGAAGACATTGTGGGAATGGAAATAGCATGCAGTGGCCGTTTTATAATGACTTGTGGGAAAACTAATGATTTAATTGTCTGGGATCTCAAGGGAGAAGTTCTTGCTACTGTTGATACTTATTTAGGATCGACGCATATGGCGAAAATTTCACCTTGCGGCCGATTTGTTGCTGCTTCTGGTAATATgggaataatattattttacatttatattaaaataaaaataaatatgtcttATTTGCCACGAAAGGTTTCACGCCAGATGTCAAAGTATGGGAAGTCGGATTCACTAAAACAGGAGAATTCAAACAAATTACATCGGCCTTCAATCTCGGTGGTCATTCATCGGGAGTTTATGACTTTGATTTTAATGCCGATTCTAGTTTGATGGCTTCTGTGTCAAAAGATGGTACATACCGTCTTTATGATACTAAAAgtatgttatattttttaatataaatataagacaGCACTCAGCCAGTGTCCAGTTTgtcggttaattttttatcagctaaataatttaaagacgtaattaattttttttactgataagaCATCTCGCTAAACcagttttttgtaattaattattatttttaaaaactagacACTGGGCGCTACCATTctgctgaaaattttctttttttttttatttgtaaattaatctggaatctgttaaaaaaaaaatttaagacgACTGAGGACTAGctgcttaattttttttatagtaattaataaattaattttttattgataatcaataaaataaatttaattttcagtcGAATTTGAAAAAGGCGAAGAtccacattttattttatcaggaACTTGGGAGAATGTGACCCCAACTAAAATGGTAATGTCACCAAACGGAGAAGTGATCGTGATTACTCACGGATCatctttatcattttattcagGGATCAGTGGAAAATTGGACACTACTATTGAAGATATCGGTGGGtattaatttcaaacaaattttaagtaattatcattattttatttattaattttttcacaacaAAGGTTTCGTCTCATGCCTAACATTCGACGCGTCCGGAGAGTATCTCCTGGTGGCTGTTGATCGTTACATTCGAATTATTCGCAACATTCCGGGCTACCGCTCAGCAATTGAGTCAGCGAAACGTAAATTGGAGCAACGTCAAACTTCAGCGACGAAAGAACGACTTGAAAAAGTAATCGCTGACTCGGAAAAATTCCTCAAGTCGATGGGCGAGCGagttttatgataatttgCTTGACGATGACGctaatgattaattaactaacattaatcattttaatttttatacaattgctgtgtaaattttataagtacatttaatcagttttttatttttaaatcaaacatACCATTGGacgtttgataaatttttttactgatgttttgtaaactaaaatatacttttgcaattatgtataaatatgaattcatACTTTGAcactttgttttaattattcaaataatctCGAGCGGTAACTAGTACTTTAAATTACAACgagtaatttacaaaaaaagaacACGggtttaatttacatttaagttatatatacaattgaatcaggtatcaaattattttgattaaataatattaattgttaaattaatttaaatttgaatagcAGCTAGATTGTaagtagtttttattttattctgtttaTCCCGGAGGATCAACAGACGACGACAGGCAACGCTAGCAGTCATTGCACGATTATCGCCAcgtaatatttgataattcgCGCGTAAACTTACGCGTCGTAAGTTATTTGGAGCTACTGGTCTGCCGCCAGCGAATGCgaacctaaaaaaattaaaaaattttttttagacaaaagTTTATTGCAATAGACACAAAAATAATACCTGATTTCCCGTCGAGGTCCACGTAGAACAGAGTCAGGAAACGTATTAAGTCTATCATCAGGTGATTTCGAACTAGGACGTACTTTAGCGTATCGTATTTTACTTCTTACAATGATAGGAAGTAACCGTGgtaaaatttctttactttCTTCATTGTCTATTGGTCTCAAGTAAGGCAACAATGAGTCTCCATAATGTTCAGTTAACACTTTAAGGTctggtaatttattatttgatctTACTAGAGCGTTAACTGAAAGCTATCAATTAAAACAGTTTGAATATTTGTTGATCaatgactttatttaaataaaatactcacTGCGACTTGGTGCCACAGCTTCGAACCCGAAGGTGCCTCGTTCAGAAGATTGTCCAACGACAACAGAGGATCTGACGGCTGAAAAAATACCAACGGCTGGATCCCCACCAGCAGTTCCAAagcagttattttttttttattaattgtactTCCAGGTTTGTCGTCTTGCGACAGAACATTTTCTAGCATTGGTAGAAATTTATCTGCAGTCGCTGGCCACCTGAGCATCAGCTTCAATGCACAAGTCTTGAATAATGTTTCTACGTTCGAATCTATGAAACTTTGGCCCAGTAACAGTTCTAGTAATAATTCTGTCAACTTTTCCAcctgaaattttaattgataatgataattagtaattaattatttaattaattgatgtattttataaaaataagtaccGAATTTATGTGGTACGGGTACCCAGTTCCAGTGTTTGATGTAATTGCAATAATGAGTTGACACGCACGTGTTGTAACACGTGTGTATTGAGCGTTATTTGAAATTACTGTTGATCTAGCGATCGAAActagaatatttaatatcCCTTCTCCGtcaaaatgattattattcgTACAGTCATTCAGTAAAAcctgtaaattaaataaaataaataattaattaagtaatcaaCCTGGTCCCCagtatctttaaaaataattttttatagatttttgtctcaaaagtgtgataaattttttttttattgatcctGATTAAATTGATGGTAACAAGTGAGCTGTTGGACCGGAGTAATGTCAGTTAATTAGAAAGCAAAATGaattacgataaattttaACGTCAGAATGTTGATATTCAAAACTTCTGTACCTGAAATGTTTTCTTCGatccattaaataaaattttcaaggcgCGTTTAGCGTAAGCATGACGAAACTCGGTATTTTTATCCTCCATAAGTTCATCTTCATCACAGAGAGGTTCGCTGGTTTGCGACAAGTTAACCGGCTCCAAAGCAACGCTGGCAACATCAACAATTTCTTCATGTGGCACAAACACTTGCGCTTCTGTGTGATAAGATGGCATGGGATCTGGCGATCCGTACACTGGGTCAGCATCACAGAGAGTTGTGATAACGGAGTTGATATCAGAGGACAGGAGTTTCTTCCTGCAGCTGTGGCTCAGCCTCGTAACACATttctgtaaattaaattaaataaataaaccagtcgcgggaaataatttaaaaattttaaatatttatgctcACGTGCAAAATTTCTCGTAAGCGGTAGGAAGCATCCTCAGCGAGTTTCTTTGACAACGAGTCAGGAAGAGGATGAAGGCCCAGCTCTTCGCCGATCGCGGATATCCAATCAGTACTTAGTACTGCGTATCTACGCTGGTTATTGCCATTGGTTATACTCGTGGTGTTATTGCTCGTACTCGTGGTGGTTGTTGACGAACTATTGTTGTTTTTCGACGCATAGTGATGATTTGTTGACGATGACAGGTTAGCTTGATGAActatttctttcattattataaattaaattattttaactcaacataacaatatttaaacacTCACagagatatttaaataattatttttaacaattacttcattattattaacaattatatttttatttcaacgtTTAGATGACCGTGATCATCAGAAATAtcatatactatatatacagTTGTACATTACCGTAAATTATTGTGTTTACTTGAAGTATTATCGACTGTTGgataaaaaactttgaattttaaaatttttatatgctgatagccaagttggcgagaaactgacgagaaacttgcagccgcaactgggaaccaagttgatcgccaacagttggtacctccaatagttgatggacattttctgagaaagttggtggcaaaagttgcttgcaaaagttggtgatcataagttgacggtaagtttactttcaatttcctcagaaacttgcattccagttgcggctccatactgccgccaactttctgagaaagttggcgatAACTTGTaaccaaaagttgcaaaagctgaagttgtcgataacttgtcgtcaagttggtcggaaactaatgaatgaccaactttttctcgatcaactcgtgttatcagggtacGTTTAAACTGAAACACCGTATTGCAGTGGCGTCGTGACCTGTGCGAATTTAGCGTCTCATTGAAGGAATTGCGAAATCAAAATGACCTGAATTAATAGATCTACGTTAAGTCCGTATAGGTCCACCAAAATTATCGGTATGTcccctatagtttttttataaataatttttgaaattttgcaaaaaaaaaattcattttagcataaaaaactaAAGACCCATACGGACCTCATGATAAGGAATGCAAAAATGATCAAATTCATTGGTTTCTTTCTGAATGAGATgctaaaatgaaattttttttttgcaaaatttcaaaaattatttataaaaaaactataggtgacCTAACAATAATTTTGGTGGACCTATACGGACCTAACGTCGACCTATCAATCCAGGTCATTTTGATTTCGCAATTTCTTCGATGAGACGCTAAATTCGCacaggtaaaatttttgaaaaattaaaagaaaagtatttTACTTACTATtggtaaaagttatttttaataagcaaAGACACCTGAAGGCTCCATAacctacaaaaattaaatactctaGATCAAAGTGTAATGTTCGGAGTGACATGAATGCAATACAATAATGTCAcgtgtaattaaattttttaatacaattaagAATAATTGGAAGAAATCTGTAGTTGGTGCAGCTGCACTTGCATATGGAGTTTCTTACGCCAATCGAAGTTATCAGTaagctttttaaaaattaggaTATTTTTTAGCTGCCTAACTTCACTACtccacttatttatttatttaattgtttatttatttttagggCGAATCTGTTGATGACAGCTTACTGCAAAGAAGCTGTCAAATATGGTGACGAAATTATCCCACCAACTCGAGCACCCCGGcacattacaattattttgaaCCCGGTTGCCAGGAAAAggtttgttaattaattaaacacaaTAGTTAGTaggtaattaattgaatttaattgctGTGTAGAAAAGCTAAGaagttgtttgaaaaataCTGCGAACCGCTATTTCATTTAGCGGGAATAGCTGTCACGATTCTCCAAACGGAGAAGGAGAGTCAAGCGAGGCAGCTCATTGAAAACTTGAACACTAGTACGGATGGTATTTTAGTTGCTGGAGGTGATGGCACTTTGTTGGATGTCGTTACCGGGTTGATGAGAAAGTGTAACGGCAGTACATTTTGCGCACAGCAAATTCCTATTGGTATTTTGCCACTTGGTGAAGCAAACAGAATAGCTGATTCAATTTTTGGTAGCAAATATGATGAGCTTCCTCACATACGCCAAATGATTGATGCGTCCATGGCCGCGGTTCGCGGTAACACTAAGTCTATTGATGTCGTTAAAGTTGAACCACTTGaggtatttgttttttttataaactgctTGCTAATgatctaacttttttttttttgttttgaattgaCAGCAAGACgaggataatttaataaaacctATTTATGCACTAAGTTCTATCGAATTAGGCGCGTGGAGAGACGCTGATTCTAGAAGAAATAAATACTGGTACTGGGGAAGCTTAAGAAGgtatttcagtttttttttttttttttttttttttttttaaataatttacttattggGAACTCGAGTAACTTTAGACCGAGggtcaaaattcaatttaaatctcatttttttactctcacaataaattataactgaaaaaaaaaaaagttatctgaTTTTCAGCCAGATTCAGACCATTATTAGACTTTCGAGGGGTCAcgttaaatcataatttttaaaaattctcttataaacatttaaaattttgatcagtaaattaaattacaaattctGTTGCAGATACGTGACGTATGTATTTaatggatttaaaaatgatcttAATTGGAATTGTAACGCAACAATAAGATACACGGATCCATGCCCCGGTTGCTCAAAATGTTACCAACAATATCAGTCATCCGGACAATCGGATGTTAGATGGTGGCATGTATTTATTCCtaagaaaataacttttgctCAAAGTAATCAAGTCGATTACAGCAAAGTCAAAAATGACGACTGTGATAAGTTTAAAGAAACTCATGTTGCGACAACTGAGCTAAGTTTggtgacaaataatttaaataattcgcaGTCAGGTCCGCCGGCAGTTAAATTACAAGTCGGTAAgttattagtaaatatttattattaattataaacatatgtacaaatacaaattataaaaataatattaattaattaattaataaaaatgatttttggaAGGTCCTGAATACATAAATTACTTTGAATTTGTCACTGAAGGATGGAGACGAATTAAAGgtgaaaataaagtaataaaaaatacattcgaggctaaagaaattgaatttcttCCCGACTCATCAGAAGACTCTGTAAgtatacttattaatttaaaaaatttgttttaattattaaaagttaattactaaataaaaaaatattctgcttTTTCTTTCcagaataaaaaagaaaattatttttcaatagataACGAAGAGTTTGAACTGAGAccgatgaaaataaaattaattcctaatgctgtaaaaatattttgcccGTAATTTATGTCAACAattgatattgtttattttttaaaatttattttataaatataattaattgagctATCCTTTAAATAGACTTTAAATATGGTAAAGTATCACTGCCtttgctattttatttaaatatttaaatctttaatgaatgatataattttaatatttttaaatctgctAACAAGTCcgattgttattaatttagagGCACTTAGTATCACCAATACAAGCTTAACTAACTTCAAttaacattataaattatatctacactattttttttaacatcaaagTATTTTAACAGctgaatacttttcaatatttttaaaattatttaaacccaCGATttatactgaaattttttttttcttaactctTACGGCTGTACTCAaattacgtaaaaaatttaacgccAAGGGGAGTCAGAGTTTTTTTACTATTCGTTAGAGTATGGGGAAgagagtttttaatttttaaaagtaaacataaaacttcataattaaaaaaaaaaatttaattaaatttgccCCTATCCTAGATGTTTACGTAATTTAAGTACAGCTCCTTAGCTAAAAATGCGATTTTTCgcttttatgataaaaactattattttattatttaaaatcaccCGTTACTTGACGGAGTATTGACTTCCGTTTTGGGAATGAGCCTTTGATTGTCGTCGGAATTTCTGAACCTTTTTATCAAAAGTCCCGTTCCGATGAATGTTAGTAATAATCCAATGCAAGCTATTCCATAAAAGGTCACGTGTCCCAACAATGGCAGAgtagcaataaatttaatttgttttccaTATGATTCAGTCAAATTCGCCTCCTGTTTGAACCACAGCACAGGCATATAAATACGCGGTATGTTTGTATATattctgtaattaaaataaaaataaattagcaaTCAATTGGTCAATTTATAATCTTAATTTGACTTACGACAAATGTTTTATCggttgaattaataaattcagttGCAGGCGAGCTTTAACTTGGAGTGGAATTCCGaaattctgaataaaaaattatatcagttttgcaattagatattttttgattaaaataattaatcaataataacgtACTGGTTCAATGAGCATAGAAAATTCATGTTTATCTTTCGAGGGTTTTAATCCGTCGACGGCGTTGAGATAACTCGGGTCCGCGAGATAAAAGTGCGGCAAGCTGATAAAAGCGGGAGCGCCAAATTTGCATGATGACACATTGAGCGCACCACTGGGCTGACACTCGACATCTTGACAGTAGCAAGCACGTGATGGCACATTGGTACCATTATCAAGCATCCTTGCAGtagaaacatattttttaccaaCCAAACCTTCGTGTTCTTGCTGCTCGCTGTAGTCCAGGTTCAGTAGAGTGCAAACATCTGGCGCGAAAATATTAACCGACTTATTCTCAGCGTTCGTCGGCCATATGTCACCTAGTGTGCCATTTATTGAGCCACATTCGTGCTTAAATGTCTTTGATTTATTGCTGTAATTCCACTCCTGAAGTATTCCCGTGTTCCACAAACCTGATGATCCCGTCAGCATGTTGAAGGTTCCATCATAAGTTTCTGAATTGTTCcgctgtaatttaaaattttaatttatactatttaTCCCTGCAATTGAAATacctaataataaatttatttaattaactcacGTTGTAAAACCAACCGAATTTAGAAAGTGGTAAATCTTTAGttacatttaatttgttaactaACTCGAGCAATTCATCATGATAGCCATCAAACAATAATTCACGTACTGTCTTAGTAATTGTCTGTGTTTCGTTAAGAATTTTCAGGACACTATTAACTACAAGTAGTGCAAATAATCCTTTGAATCTTAATTTGTATCCTATTGACTGAAATtagtgtttaatttaaattattcattgattaactaattaaaaaaaaacacatgaaACTTACGGCTGCTACTGGATTAATATTTGTCACTTTATCACTTAACGTTCCTTTTGATTTGGATGCTATAAAATGCCATACACGTTTTTGTTGAAATGTTATCGTGTCATTTTCATTCCACACTTGGTTTACTTTATAGTCTACTTCACTgcaaattaaattagtaaaataaataaatcatgcgatatatttatagttaaatggacgtttataaaaaattacctgaaGACATAAGGACCCATTTCATTGAAATGAGGTTTGTATTTAGATTGTAATGAAAAGTCTTTAGGGTTCGTCcaattaaatagataaatttctAAGTACATCGGAATAGGTGTTTTTTCCCACATGGTGTAGCTTTGTGATGTTGGAGATAGGACAAGCTCCTGTGGGAACATCGAAtgatttttattgagaaaacttgtaataattttattgtattatccCAAGTAGCAAACTGTTTTAAGATACTATAAGATAACAATTTTAAGGCTgttcgagatatcgataatgcatcaaaatgacttttttaagaTGGAAAAAAGAAGACAAATTTCCTACGATTCTTAAAACTATGACTGTGATATTTAGTCGTGATATCAACATCTAGGTCTTATTGATATGAAAAACACTGGCTTtgagacaaaataaaatcgtGTTATGgttttaaaagacatcttaaagttgtctcAGTGCTACTtgggattttattaaaataattagtatgaATACTGactttaaaaagtattttataaaaaatggaattCCATAGGAGGGCAGCAGTTATCCCAGAACAAATAGCAACACAAGCAACCCCGAAGATGATCGACAATTTAAGATTAGAAATCCCCATTTTTTTTGGCTGCTGTctgcaacaaaaataaataaatttttctttaataaaattaataattaacttgtggatttaaaaatgagcgcgcaaatattttattttgtttatttaaaaataaaaaacttgagTCTGTTGCTATCActgtcgaatttttttttaaatttcttcttaATTACgagagatatttttaattaatcctaattgatttaaaaaataattaaattaaaattaaaatttcttacaataaAGGTGTCGTTTCATCTTCTAACCTCATTGAAACTGATTCAATTGacatatttacaataaattatgtacaataattatatatgtaattaaataaaatatttatcataactacgaatttaaataatcataaaaaatattaggaaacactttttttattaacataacAGTCATCTGAGTGTCTCCATTTTTGAGATAAAACTCCAACTGATACTTTTTACGCACACGTAGATGtaaacacacatatatatctctatatatatgtgtatacaaACATCGCATGTAATTacacttgaatttttattgtcattccttgaagttataaataattaaaatttcttcttcgaaatttcattatttttgagAGATTTcataagattaaataaattatatacatatttatatattttaaatatataatctatgAAAAATCTAGTACGAATCAGTGAcctaattatcaaaaatatttcagcctgtaatgattataaaaaaaatttcctgattTAATCACATGACCTTGACTTTTCTCTTCTCGtacgtcatatatatttatatacatatatatatacacatatacaatACATGTATATGAAAACTTTAGATTGTCATTGgtcagttaatttaaatttgaattcctATTGTTACTCCattcgttattattttaaataaatatataaatataaataagtactcgttattgttatttttattttacttatataagtataatgatatatattatatataataatatgttttgAACAAAAATGTATCATGATTacgattaatttttgttttcattgttACACAAAAGTCAAAAGGGTCAAaagtatttcaatttaaaaaattgtttttattttataaaaatttaagaatggcgggcttatattatttataattctaaaattattatataactattataattattattaataataattattaagtctTACCGACTTTGCAATCCacttttagttattttattatcatctgAATTTTCTAACTTTGTGTCAACAGTCTcttgatttttaaaactacttTCGTCATTACGATCTTCATCACTCATTTCACTTGAtaatgtaagtaatttttcacTGACTTCAATTACTTTTCCTCTGTACTCgctatatattaaatttttcctttttttaataactgagTGAAGTAAATGTTAGAAATTAATATCtactcaattttatttcttctgtggacgtaaaaagtaaatatatgatgcaaaatgactaatttcaatgaatatttatgtattttaatttatgataaaggtgatatatattatatttaagaaagATTCCCAATAagactaaattttaaatcatacgacttgatttttattccaatgattacattttatacttttttccgattaaattttagataacttttttttatgataacatCATCGTATACAATTATgtatatctaaatatatatgtgtgtatatatgtttgtaatttaaaactgaaaattagAATCTacctaattttatttattttacctcttatcagcaataaaaataatcactaaaatagtttaaaaactAAAGGTCTGCAAATAGttcgaattcaaatttttcggaTTATTCgtaagttttcaaattatttgaaaatttttaaattaattgtaaatttttgaattatcccaaaattttttttgaatgagttagaattgtattattttttgaaaaaattcaaatttttgtcagaGGTACGTAGAACTCAGAGACGaatctatgaaaaattttatctgttaaataaaaaatagaatacttgaaag
The sequence above is drawn from the Microplitis demolitor isolate Queensland-Clemson2020A chromosome 3, iyMicDemo2.1a, whole genome shotgun sequence genome and encodes:
- the LOC103579032 gene encoding transducin beta-like protein 2 isoform X3, coding for MGDAVIKMFMGIRVTDPMVMGTFFLGAAIVLIGFIIGRRSRTCENTNEPKSDEIIQEPEIQKSINTNNERNIGGNKRAKNKKRREAQQEFTHSWVVGTLKGHTGPVLDINFSSDDKFLASCAEDRTVQIWCTKDLSSKERKSLRVNIDYDFATNVRVSPDGKAFIIHKSQSNNVEVYGLRKKPNGFFASATLVLEFPKRHEEDIVGMEIACSGRFIMTCGKTNDLIVWDLKGEVLATVDTYLGSTHMAKISPCGRFVAASGFTPDVKVWEVGFTKTGEFKQITSAFNLGGHSSGVYDFDFNADSSLMASVSKDGTYRLYDTKIEFEKGEDPHFILSGTWENVTPTKMVMSPNGEVIVITHGSSLSFYSGISGKLDTTIEDIGFVSCLTFDASGEYLLVAVDRYIRIIRNIPGYRSAIESAKRKLEQRQTSATKERLEKVIADSEKFLKSMGERVL
- the LOC103579031 gene encoding uncharacterized protein LOC103579031 — protein: MKEIVHQANLSSSTNHHYASKNNNSSSTTTTSTSNNTTSITNGNNQRRYAVLSTDWISAIGEELGLHPLPDSLSKKLAEDASYRLREILHKCVTRLSHSCRKKLLSSDINSVITTLCDADPVYGSPDPMPSYHTEAQVFVPHEEIVDVASVALEPVNLSQTSEPLCDEDELMEDKNTEFRHAYAKRALKILFNGSKKTFQVLLNDCTNNNHFDGEGILNILVSIARSTVISNNAQYTRVTTRACQLIIAITSNTGTGYPYHINSVEKLTELLLELLLGQSFIDSNVETLFKTCALKLMLRWPATADKFLPMLENVLSQDDKPGSTINKKKITALELLVGIQPLVFFQPSDPLLSLDNLLNEAPSGSKLWHQVALSVNALVRSNNKLPDLKVLTEHYGDSLLPYLRPIDNEESKEILPRLLPIIVRSKIRYAKVRPSSKSPDDRLNTFPDSVLRGPRREIRFAFAGGRPVAPNNLRRVSLRANYQILRGDNRAMTASVACRRLLILRDKQNKIKTTYNLAAIQI
- the LOC103579030 gene encoding acylglycerol kinase, mitochondrial, with the protein product MSRVIKFFNTIKNNWKKSVVGAAALAYGVSYANRSYQANLLMTAYCKEAVKYGDEIIPPTRAPRHITIILNPVARKRKAKKLFEKYCEPLFHLAGIAVTILQTEKESQARQLIENLNTSTDGILVAGGDGTLLDVVTGLMRKCNGSTFCAQQIPIGILPLGEANRIADSIFGSKYDELPHIRQMIDASMAAVRGNTKSIDVVKVEPLEQDEDNLIKPIYALSSIELGAWRDADSRRNKYWYWGSLRRYVTYVFNGFKNDLNWNCNATIRYTDPCPGCSKCYQQYQSSGQSDVRWWHVFIPKKITFAQSNQVDYSKVKNDDCDKFKETHVATTELSLVTNNLNNSQSGPPAVKLQVGPEYINYFEFVTEGWRRIKGENKVIKNTFEAKEIEFLPDSSEDSNKKENYFSIDNEEFELRPMKIKLIPNAVKIFCP
- the LOC103579029 gene encoding protein croquemort isoform X2 — translated: MSIESVSMRLEDETTPLLQQPKKMGISNLKLSIIFGVACVAICSGITAALLWNSIFYKILFKELVLSPTSQSYTMWEKTPIPMYLEIYLFNWTNPKDFSLQSKYKPHFNEMGPYVFSEVDYKVNQVWNENDTITFQQKRVWHFIASKSKGTLSDKVTNINPVAASIGYKLRFKGLFALLVVNSVLKILNETQTITKTVRELLFDGYHDELLELVNKLNVTKDLPLSKFGWFYNRNNSETYDGTFNMLTGSSGLWNTGILQEWNYSNKSKTFKHECGSINGTLGDIWPTNAENKSVNIFAPDVCTLLNLDYSEQQEHEGLVGKKYVSTARMLDNGTNVPSRACYCQDVECQPSGALNVSSCKFGAPAFISLPHFYLADPSYLNAVDGLKPSKDKHEFSMLIEPNFGIPLQVKARLQLNLLIQPIKHLSIYTNIPRIYMPVLWFKQEANLTESYGKQIKFIATLPLLGHVTFYGIACIGLLLTFIGTGLLIKRFRNSDDNQRLIPKTEVNTPSSNG
- the LOC103579029 gene encoding protein croquemort isoform X1, whose protein sequence is MIQRGMDNEYQDDVDFVPMHEYRGKVIEVSEKLLTLSSEMSDEDRNDESSFKNQETVDTKLENSDDNKITKSGLQSRQQPKKMGISNLKLSIIFGVACVAICSGITAALLWNSIFYKILFKELVLSPTSQSYTMWEKTPIPMYLEIYLFNWTNPKDFSLQSKYKPHFNEMGPYVFSEVDYKVNQVWNENDTITFQQKRVWHFIASKSKGTLSDKVTNINPVAASIGYKLRFKGLFALLVVNSVLKILNETQTITKTVRELLFDGYHDELLELVNKLNVTKDLPLSKFGWFYNRNNSETYDGTFNMLTGSSGLWNTGILQEWNYSNKSKTFKHECGSINGTLGDIWPTNAENKSVNIFAPDVCTLLNLDYSEQQEHEGLVGKKYVSTARMLDNGTNVPSRACYCQDVECQPSGALNVSSCKFGAPAFISLPHFYLADPSYLNAVDGLKPSKDKHEFSMLIEPNFGIPLQVKARLQLNLLIQPIKHLSIYTNIPRIYMPVLWFKQEANLTESYGKQIKFIATLPLLGHVTFYGIACIGLLLTFIGTGLLIKRFRNSDDNQRLIPKTEVNTPSSNG
- the LOC103579029 gene encoding protein croquemort isoform X3, with translation MGISNLKLSIIFGVACVAICSGITAALLWNSIFYKILFKELVLSPTSQSYTMWEKTPIPMYLEIYLFNWTNPKDFSLQSKYKPHFNEMGPYVFSEVDYKVNQVWNENDTITFQQKRVWHFIASKSKGTLSDKVTNINPVAASIGYKLRFKGLFALLVVNSVLKILNETQTITKTVRELLFDGYHDELLELVNKLNVTKDLPLSKFGWFYNRNNSETYDGTFNMLTGSSGLWNTGILQEWNYSNKSKTFKHECGSINGTLGDIWPTNAENKSVNIFAPDVCTLLNLDYSEQQEHEGLVGKKYVSTARMLDNGTNVPSRACYCQDVECQPSGALNVSSCKFGAPAFISLPHFYLADPSYLNAVDGLKPSKDKHEFSMLIEPNFGIPLQVKARLQLNLLIQPIKHLSIYTNIPRIYMPVLWFKQEANLTESYGKQIKFIATLPLLGHVTFYGIACIGLLLTFIGTGLLIKRFRNSDDNQRLIPKTEVNTPSSNG